From the genome of Anopheles funestus chromosome 2RL, idAnoFuneDA-416_04, whole genome shotgun sequence:
AGAATCTGCATCTGCTGCTCCGTTGAAAAGTATGTTTTCCTTTGGCTCCAATGCAACAAAACCGGTAGCACCCGTGGAGTTATCCGACAAGCCAACCGTTACGTTCGGTTCCCCCGCTGGAATGAAGAATACGTCCGCCAGTTCGTTAGCTTCACCAAAAGGTACTTTTTCGTTTGGATCTATTCCGACAAAAACGAATACAGACGATGGGACCGAAGTGAAAAAGACCCCATTTTCGTTCGGATCTGTCGCTTCGGGCGCGAAAGATACGGCAGTAACCTCTCCAAAAGCGACATTTTCTTTTGGGTTATCACAATCCACAAACAGCGATACGGGTGTGAAACCATCACCACCCAAACCAGTCGAAAGTGAGAAGAAAACGTTTTCCTTTGGTGTTACTTCCCCGTCCAAAGAAACCACGGACAAAAGTAAGACAACATTCGCTACGCCGAAGGAAAATAGCGAAGATACCTTAAAGAAAATGTTCAGCTTTGCCTCATCGACAGCAACGCCGAAGGGAGCGGACGCCGGGAAAAAAGGTGAGGAAAAGAAATCTCCTTTAGCACCGTTCGCAACCATCACCAAACCGGCGGCAGTAGCACCAGTTGCTCCAAAATCAACCGTAACCCAGGGTGACAAAAGCGGCAATATAATTGCACTGAACAAATCATTCATTGCTTGGATCACTGAAAAGTGTAAGGAGAATGCTTACTGCAGCCTGCTTCCCGTGTTCAAAAGTTACGAGACATATTTTGCCGAAATTATGGAAATGGAACAAAGTAGTACTACCAATTCGGAAGCAGCGAAATCCTCCGGAACTTCAAAGTCCGATACTCCAATGGAGAAACCGACACAAACAGCAGCAGTGTCGGCGAACAAACCTTCCGACCAGATATCCAAGGAACCCgagaaagcaaaggaaaagacGGGCTTTTTCTTTGGTACGTCTGCAGCCAAAGAATCAGCGACCACATTGAAACCAGTTGCACCTACTGCTGCACCGGCCACTGCAGGTTTTATGTTCGGTGGCACTACAAAGCCACTTACTTTCGGTGGATTTTCAACAGCCGCTAACACCGCGAACACTACTGCGCCAACCAGCAACTTATCGTCGGTTTCCACCACTTCACCCTCGTTCTTTGCCGGTGCGTCCACATTCGCCAGCAAAGCTCTATCTCCCGGTGGGTTTACATTCGGCGGCGTAACTAAACCACCCGTCCCTGATAGCAGTGCGACCACCGATAaagacggtggtggtggtagtggtggcgGCGATGGTGGAGAAGCCGACGAAGATGAACCACCGAAGGTAGAGTTTACCCCTGTCGAGGAAAAGGACAGCCTTTACTCCAAACGCTGCAAGCTGTTCGTGAAGGTGGGCGGATCATACTCGGACCGGGGCGTTGGAACGCTGCACGTTAAAATGGTCGACAGCAAGGTACAGGTGCTGGTGCGAGCAGACACGAGCCTGGGAAATATTCTGCTCAACATAATCCTAAACGATTCGGTGCCGCTGCAGCGTTTGGGCAAGAATAACGTCATGATGATTTGCCTGCCGACACCGGATTCAAAGCCACCGCCAACGTCGGTGCTGTTGCGCGTGAAGACAGCAGAGGAAGCGGACCAGCTTTACGAAAGCTTGGCGAAATACAAACCTAAATAGGTAGGACCGTTTCCGTAAAATGACGCTCACCCATGTTAGGTAATTCATACATTACGTACATTATTAAAATACAAGCTAActatgaaataaaatagaaaacgaaaagatTTGTAGAGAAATTCCTCACGCATGCTGCAGCTAAGGGATGAATGCTACTACAATCGGCAGACAGGCGGCCATATCTTTCGGAATCCAATCCCACGAAATAGACAGAGGATCTCAGATCGTCTCTTCGACTAAACGATACAAATAGCCAGCCAACATGATCCTAGCTAGGCCGAGAAAGACAACTCAGTTATAAcgccaaacaaagcaaaaagaaaagggaatcATTGGTtaaggatcttttttttaataaacgatCGTATGTTGGCTTGCGTTacacaacaaaatcaacatcCTTTTCATCATCTGATGGTTCTTCGTGCTCCTCGTCGCCTTGAGAATTATATCCCTCGTTCTCTTTAtcatcctcctcctcttcGTCTTTTTCCTCCTTCGCGGCCAGTGCCTGCAGGCGTCTCTGTTCCGCCAGCTGTTGCTCAACCACGGCCGAATTGGAACGATGATGGAACACGAACGAAACGCACCCGGTAATATCCCACGACTTGGACAAGATTTCATCCGGGATGCCTTTATTGTTGGCACAGTGGTACCAATGTACCAAATCCGACATACAGTCACTATCGTCCGGCGGTAGCTTCATCTGAACACTGTTGGTGCAACGTTTGCAGCGGAAAATGTCGTGTGTGTCCGAACGCGTCTGTTCATCCAGCTTGAACAGATCCTTCAGATCATCCTGTGTGAAATGTCTTTCACCATCCTCAGCATTATCGACCACCGTTGTCGAGAGGgctttcttgtgtgtttggcgcTGGAAGATCTTCTCCTCAATGGAACCGGTGGCCAGTAGACGATAGATGAAGCAGGGTTTCTTCTGTCCATCGCGCCATACACGTGCCATTGCCTGTTCGTCGTTGGCCGGATTCCAATCGGGATCAAACATCACAAGTCGGTTGGCACCGATGAGATTCAATCCACAGCCGCCCGCTTTCGAGCTAAGCATGAAGATAAAATCTTTCGAATCGGGTCGATTAAATTCATCCACCACTTTGCCGCGCTTCTTTATGGTCATCGTGCCATCGAGGCGCACGTAACCGTAGCCACGCTTCCGGCACAGCTTCTCAAATAGATCAAGTGTCTGTGTATAGTTAGAAACGAGCACTATCTTATCAGTAGTGTTCGTTTTAATCGAGGCCAGCATGCAATCTAGCAACATTAACTTGGCGCCCAGCTCTGGTCGTAGTTCTCGGGGACTGTAATTATCCGGCAGGATGCTGGCGGCATTCTCGAACCCATCCGCTCGCTCCTGTATCTTATCGTACACCAGATCTGGATGATTGCACAGTTTCTTCAGTGAGGTGATGTTAGAAAGTGCCGTTAAGCTTGCTTTTGAAGCAGATTTTTCCATTACGCTACGACGGATGGTATCGGATTGTAGGAAGCTTTTGTAAAGTGCCGTCTGAACCTCGgtcatacgcacacacacgaccATTTCAAACTTCACCGGGAGGTATTTCGTGAGCAGTGCGCTGGTTCGACGGATCATGCATCGGTTCACGAGACCTGCGAGCTCCTGCAGTCGTTCGGCTGCCTTTTCCCGCTCTGTGTCCGTTGAGTTTGCATCCTGCCCTCGAAGGATCggattttcaaattgtttacGGAATTCCTGAAATTGTGAaccgcaaaattattttacatgcTTCTATCATACAGGAACATAAAGTTTTATGAAACTTACCGCAGTTGATCCTAACATTCCAGGATTAACAAAGTGCAACAAGCTGTAATATTCTGTCAGATCGTTTTGAATCGGTGTACCCGACAGCAGAACCCTTCGTGTTGTCTTTAGACCCATCAACGCCTGATAGGTAAGATTCTCGCAATTCTTTAACCGATGTCCCTCGTCACACAACACCGCACCCACCTCGGAATGGTTCAGAATGTTTGCGTACAACCGGAAAGTTTCGTAACTAATTATCAAAACAGGTGTCCCGTGCCGTTGACTTTGATTGGCCATATACTGTTCCAGTTCTTTCGTCGTTTGCTCTTTCGATCCTCCATCGATTGATAGACAATTAACGCGACATCCGAGCCACTTGCCGAACTCCTTGTACCAATTCTTTACCAACGAACTTGGACACACGATGATGGCTTTGCTAATGGTAGGTTTGCAGTCCGGGCTTTGTCGTAGCAGCGTCCAGAGCAGGGTGATGCATTGCAGTGTTTTACCTAGCCTTGAGGAGAAATAAAACACGTTATTTATGCTTCCTGCTAGTGTGTGGATCCTGCCCACAAACCTACCCCATTTCATCGGCCATAATGCAACCATTGAAATCGCCCTTAGCACCGGTTACACAATCGTACATAAACTTCACACCTTCTCGTTGATGCGGTCGTAGAATGTTGCCAAGCAATGGGTCCACAACCACGTGCACCTGTATCTTGTTCTTATCCATTCTAAGTTTGTCATGCTCGGACAATTCCGGAGGAGCAAACAGCACAAGAGCATTGCAAGCATAGGGGTCATGTAAGGCACGCCGAGCAGCAGAACGCTTCATGCCCAGACATCGCGTCGAATGTTCCGGCACGTAGTTTGCGATCGGTATCATGAACGGTTGGgtcaatattttcattatcattAGCTCGTGTTCGGAAACCGATAGCTTCGGTGTTGGTGGCTGTTCTTTGTCGCCCTTTTC
Proteins encoded in this window:
- the LOC125766311 gene encoding nuclear pore complex protein Nup50, with the translated sequence MAKRGPQSSLNHLNWNETDEPEEMGEFAKASDDVLKQRVIKKARRRVATDAADSTAPAASTSVFGAFKGFASTPVAKSVDKPDGAPTFSFLSSLGAAKTNGNGTATVSSSGADSGAAGSTKPMFSFGSNQGTIATSDASKKMFTFGTPSALKADSTEGAKNASSTSSGFGISSSKDGDKDSGKGLFSFTNTTANPINAGATPTFSFGSVAAKTTDSTKPEKNFTFGSPIGSKNADSDKTTKQPTFSFGTVAAKTGPEETEKKSLTFGTPVGAKDTSLNAASSTGMFSFGSNAGKSDAGSDAEKKMFTFGSSPAAAKDTANSLAKSTFSFGSVATKSDSSETERKTFAFGGSPASSKESASAAPLKSMFSFGSNATKPVAPVELSDKPTVTFGSPAGMKNTSASSLASPKGTFSFGSIPTKTNTDDGTEVKKTPFSFGSVASGAKDTAVTSPKATFSFGLSQSTNSDTGVKPSPPKPVESEKKTFSFGVTSPSKETTDKSKTTFATPKENSEDTLKKMFSFASSTATPKGADAGKKGEEKKSPLAPFATITKPAAVAPVAPKSTVTQGDKSGNIIALNKSFIAWITEKCKENAYCSLLPVFKSYETYFAEIMEMEQSSTTNSEAAKSSGTSKSDTPMEKPTQTAAVSANKPSDQISKEPEKAKEKTGFFFGTSAAKESATTLKPVAPTAAPATAGFMFGGTTKPLTFGGFSTAANTANTTAPTSNLSSVSTTSPSFFAGASTFASKALSPGGFTFGGVTKPPVPDSSATTDKDGGGGSGGGDGGEADEDEPPKVEFTPVEEKDSLYSKRCKLFVKVGGSYSDRGVGTLHVKMVDSKVQVLVRADTSLGNILLNIILNDSVPLQRLGKNNVMMICLPTPDSKPPPTSVLLRVKTAEEADQLYESLAKYKPK
- the LOC125766317 gene encoding DNA repair and recombination protein RAD54-like: MRKSLVPQRCIASNAVHSPFKSPLSAQKRQRECRKRGLEKGDKEQPPTPKLSVSEHELMIMKILTQPFMIPIANYVPEHSTRCLGMKRSAARRALHDPYACNALVLFAPPELSEHDKLRMDKNKIQVHVVVDPLLGNILRPHQREGVKFMYDCVTGAKGDFNGCIMADEMGLGKTLQCITLLWTLLRQSPDCKPTISKAIIVCPSSLVKNWYKEFGKWLGCRVNCLSIDGGSKEQTTKELEQYMANQSQRHGTPVLIISYETFRLYANILNHSEVGAVLCDEGHRLKNCENLTYQALMGLKTTRRVLLSGTPIQNDLTEYYSLLHFVNPGMLGSTAEFRKQFENPILRGQDANSTDTEREKAAERLQELAGLVNRCMIRRTSALLTKYLPVKFEMVVCVRMTEVQTALYKSFLQSDTIRRSVMEKSASKASLTALSNITSLKKLCNHPDLVYDKIQERADGFENAASILPDNYSPRELRPELGAKLMLLDCMLASIKTNTTDKIVLVSNYTQTLDLFEKLCRKRGYGYVRLDGTMTIKKRGKVVDEFNRPDSKDFIFMLSSKAGGCGLNLIGANRLVMFDPDWNPANDEQAMARVWRDGQKKPCFIYRLLATGSIEEKIFQRQTHKKALSTTVVDNAEDGERHFTQDDLKDLFKLDEQTRSDTHDIFRCKRCTNSVQMKLPPDDSDCMSDLVHWYHCANNKGIPDEILSKSWDITGCVSFVFHHRSNSAVVEQQLAEQRRLQALAAKEEKDEEEEDDKENEGYNSQGDEEHEEPSDDEKDVDFVV